A section of the Asticcacaulis sp. EMRT-3 genome encodes:
- the mutM gene encoding bifunctional DNA-formamidopyrimidine glycosylase/DNA-(apurinic or apyrimidinic site) lyase: MPELPEVETVRRGLAPVLEGAKLSDVRLFRAGLRYPFPTDFAERLNGASVVRLERRAKYLLAWLDTQAVWVTHLGMTGRFRVDETPVSNPYYQTAPDQKHLHVQLLASKDGHTARIDYFDPRRFGFMLLLSPDELYASKWFQGLGVEPLSDDLTPAYLLERAHGRALNLKALLMAQGLIAGLGNIYVCEALWRARLSPDRLARDLTPEQAEGLVAAIGSVLTEAVAAGGSSISDFAAASGELGYFQHHFCVYDRKGQPCPRPDGGIIERKIHQGRSTFFCATCQV; the protein is encoded by the coding sequence ATGCCCGAACTGCCCGAAGTCGAAACCGTCAGGCGCGGGCTGGCCCCTGTTCTCGAAGGCGCGAAACTGTCGGATGTGCGGCTGTTTCGCGCCGGATTACGCTATCCGTTTCCGACCGATTTCGCCGAGCGGCTTAACGGGGCGTCTGTCGTGCGGCTGGAACGGCGGGCCAAGTATCTGCTGGCCTGGCTCGATACACAGGCCGTCTGGGTGACGCACCTCGGCATGACCGGGCGGTTTCGTGTCGATGAAACGCCGGTGTCCAATCCTTATTATCAGACAGCCCCCGACCAAAAGCATCTGCATGTGCAGCTTTTGGCCAGCAAGGATGGCCATACGGCGCGGATCGATTATTTCGACCCGCGCCGCTTTGGCTTCATGCTGTTGCTGTCGCCTGATGAACTCTATGCAAGCAAGTGGTTTCAGGGGCTGGGCGTCGAGCCCCTGTCCGATGATCTGACGCCCGCCTATCTGCTGGAACGCGCGCATGGCCGCGCTCTTAATCTCAAGGCGCTTTTGATGGCGCAGGGCCTGATCGCCGGACTTGGCAATATCTATGTCTGCGAAGCCCTGTGGCGGGCGCGCCTCAGCCCTGACCGGCTGGCCCGCGACCTGACGCCGGAACAGGCCGAGGGGCTGGTGGCCGCCATAGGTTCGGTTCTGACCGAGGCCGTGGCGGCGGGCGGCTCATCGATCAGCGATTTTGCCGCCGCATCGGGCGAGCTTGGTTATTTCCAGCATCATTTCTGCGTCTATGACCGCAAGGGCCAGCC